The Acidaminococcales bacterium genome contains a region encoding:
- a CDS encoding extracellular solute-binding protein → MIKIRVQAVAAAALVVLLAVAAAGCGGAPAEKAAQKIVVYTNADKEAVDAMQNSLNKAGYEGKYIVQTMGTSELGGKLLAEGNKIEANIITMSSYFIDSAQQKNNMFEKITFPVKTIGKTSDFYAPILGNTGAIFVNTEVMKAKNLPMPKSFKDLADSKYAGLVSIPNIMNSSTAWLLTLGVLNQYGPDESKEILGKIVKNCGPHVERSGSGPIKKVRAGEVAVGFGLRHQAVGDKLAGKPMDFVDPLEGNYDLIEAVAVVKKPNQPEAVKLSMEMAKVIVEKARPELLKLYPVALYEGEKVDAANKVGNPKELKEPLTVELLTKHQEFFKAATQ, encoded by the coding sequence ATGATTAAAATCAGGGTACAAGCGGTGGCGGCAGCGGCGCTGGTTGTTTTGCTGGCGGTTGCGGCGGCCGGCTGCGGCGGCGCGCCCGCCGAAAAAGCGGCGCAAAAGATTGTTGTCTATACCAACGCGGACAAAGAAGCGGTAGACGCCATGCAAAACAGCCTTAACAAAGCCGGCTACGAGGGAAAGTACATCGTCCAGACTATGGGAACGTCCGAACTTGGCGGAAAATTGTTGGCGGAAGGCAACAAAATAGAAGCCAATATTATCACCATGAGTTCTTATTTTATCGACAGCGCCCAGCAAAAAAACAACATGTTTGAAAAAATTACTTTTCCTGTTAAAACCATCGGCAAGACCTCCGATTTCTACGCGCCGATCCTTGGCAACACGGGAGCCATTTTTGTCAACACGGAAGTGATGAAAGCCAAAAATCTGCCCATGCCAAAGTCCTTCAAAGACCTGGCGGACAGCAAATACGCCGGGCTTGTTTCCATTCCCAACATAATGAATTCTTCCACCGCCTGGCTGCTGACATTGGGCGTCCTCAACCAGTACGGCCCCGACGAAAGCAAGGAAATACTCGGAAAAATCGTTAAAAATTGCGGCCCGCACGTAGAAAGGTCAGGTTCCGGGCCCATCAAAAAAGTACGCGCCGGCGAGGTGGCCGTTGGTTTTGGCTTGCGCCATCAAGCGGTAGGCGACAAACTCGCGGGAAAACCGATGGACTTCGTCGATCCTTTGGAAGGCAACTATGACCTTATTGAAGCCGTCGCGGTCGTAAAAAAGCCGAATCAGCCGGAGGCGGTCAAACTGTCCATGGAAATGGCCAAAGTTATTGTCGAAAAAGCCAGGCCGGAACTTTTGAAACTGTATCCGGTGGCGCTTTACGAAGGGGAAAAAGTCGATGCCGCCAACAAGGTCGGCAATCCCAAAGAACTGAAAGAACCGCTGACTGTGGAGTTGCTCACCAAACACCAGGAATTTTTCAAAGCGGCCACGCAGTAA
- the phnW gene encoding 2-aminoethylphosphonate--pyruvate transaminase gives MNTYKLLTPGPLTTTETVKAQMLVDRCTWDDDYKSITQKIRRELLALGKVKEGEYTSVLMQGSGSFGVEATLTCAIGKDDKCLFVINGEYGRRMVTIAQYAGLNHSVYSAAFDEIPSGAAVKGHLEKDGGITHIAMVHCETTTGILNPLDEVAAIAKQYGKILIVDAMSSFGGIPINIGALGVDFLISSANKCIQGVPGFSFIIARTGAIEKCKGVARSLSLDIYDQWAAMRKDGKWRFTSPTHVVAAFARALDELETEGGIKARHERYKANNALLRKNMKNMGFTAYLDEKIQSPIITTFVFPAPDFNFPAFYEYVKSRGFVLYPGKLTEVDTFRIGNIGEIYKDDIEKLCAAIKDYMEGKHK, from the coding sequence ATGAACACATACAAACTTCTGACCCCCGGGCCGCTCACCACTACGGAAACCGTCAAGGCGCAGATGCTCGTCGATCGCTGCACCTGGGACGACGACTATAAGTCCATCACGCAAAAAATCCGCCGCGAACTGCTGGCGCTCGGGAAAGTGAAAGAGGGCGAATATACCAGCGTACTGATGCAGGGAAGCGGCAGCTTTGGCGTGGAAGCCACGCTGACTTGCGCGATCGGGAAAGATGACAAATGCCTTTTTGTCATAAACGGAGAATATGGCAGGCGAATGGTAACAATTGCGCAATACGCGGGCCTCAATCATTCGGTTTACTCTGCCGCGTTTGACGAAATACCGTCGGGTGCGGCGGTCAAAGGCCATTTGGAAAAAGACGGCGGCATTACGCACATAGCTATGGTACACTGCGAAACCACTACGGGAATTTTGAACCCGTTGGACGAGGTGGCGGCCATAGCCAAACAATACGGCAAGATATTGATTGTTGACGCCATGAGCAGTTTTGGCGGCATTCCGATAAATATCGGCGCCCTCGGCGTGGATTTTTTAATCAGCAGCGCCAACAAATGCATACAGGGGGTGCCGGGGTTCAGTTTTATCATCGCCAGAACGGGCGCGATAGAAAAATGCAAAGGCGTTGCCCGCAGCCTTTCGCTTGATATTTACGATCAATGGGCGGCTATGCGCAAAGACGGAAAATGGCGCTTTACCTCGCCGACCCACGTTGTGGCGGCTTTTGCCAGGGCGCTGGACGAACTGGAGACAGAAGGGGGGATAAAGGCCAGGCACGAAAGATATAAGGCAAACAACGCTTTGCTGCGCAAAAACATGAAAAACATGGGATTTACGGCTTATCTTGACGAAAAAATCCAGTCCCCGATCATCACGACTTTTGTTTTTCCCGCGCCTGATTTTAATTTCCCGGCTTTTTACGAATACGTGAAAAGCCGCGGGTTTGTCCTCTATCCCGGCAAATTGACCGAAGTTGACACTTTCCGCATCGGAAACATAGGCGAAATTTACAAAGACGATATTGAAAAACTGTGCGCGGCCATCAAAGACTATATGGAAGGGAAACACAAATGA
- a CDS encoding phosphonoacetaldehyde hydrolase, giving the protein MTTEKIEGVVFDWAGTTVDFGCFAPVNAFLRIFADAGVSVTLDEARKPMGMLKRDHIKTMLAMPRIEALWREKKGRGFDDADVNALYADFEPILLSSLARYTEPLPYVVETTNMLREKGYKIGSTTGYTDGMMKLVTKGARDNGYQPDCWVTPDSTGSMGRPYPYMIYRNMEKLRLAAPWRVIKVGDTASDIREGLQAAVWSVGVAAGSSEMGLGRAEFESLPEDGKKAALARTRELFASYGAHFTIETMKELPALIERIDGLLSQGQRPYGRF; this is encoded by the coding sequence ATGACAACGGAGAAAATTGAAGGCGTCGTCTTTGACTGGGCCGGCACTACTGTCGATTTCGGCTGTTTCGCGCCGGTAAACGCTTTTTTGCGCATTTTTGCGGACGCCGGCGTTTCCGTTACCTTGGATGAAGCCAGAAAGCCTATGGGCATGCTGAAACGCGACCACATCAAAACCATGCTGGCCATGCCCCGCATAGAAGCGCTTTGGCGGGAGAAAAAGGGGCGCGGCTTCGACGACGCGGACGTAAACGCCCTTTACGCGGACTTTGAGCCGATTTTGCTCTCCTCGCTGGCGCGGTATACCGAGCCTTTGCCCTATGTCGTGGAAACCACAAACATGTTGCGGGAAAAAGGCTACAAAATAGGTTCCACCACCGGTTATACTGACGGCATGATGAAACTGGTAACCAAAGGGGCGCGCGACAATGGCTATCAGCCGGATTGCTGGGTCACGCCTGACTCTACGGGGTCAATGGGCCGCCCCTATCCTTACATGATCTACCGCAATATGGAAAAGTTGCGCCTTGCCGCGCCCTGGCGCGTGATCAAAGTAGGCGACACCGCATCCGACATAAGAGAAGGGCTGCAAGCGGCCGTCTGGTCGGTGGGCGTAGCGGCCGGCAGTTCGGAAATGGGGCTTGGCCGCGCGGAATTTGAAAGCTTGCCGGAGGATGGCAAAAAGGCGGCCTTGGCGCGGACCAGGGAGCTTTTCGCCTCTTACGGGGCGCATTTTACCATAGAAACAATGAAAGAACTGCCCGCCCTTATCGAGCGGATAGACGGGCTGCTGTCCCAGGGCCAGAGGCCTTATGGCCGCTTTTGA